One Dasania marina DSM 21967 DNA segment encodes these proteins:
- a CDS encoding HAD-IA family hydrolase encodes MLLVFDWDGTLMDSMAKIVGCMQLAIKDMQLPASDDATIKAIIGLSLPVAIQQLYPKLSLADGQRLSQAYVAHFKEADQQPCALYPDVERVLAQLRECGHSLAVATSKSRKGLTQVLSNLGWQDYFDASRCADEARSKPDPLMLNQLLAEFSVPPQQALMVGDTEYDLKMAANASVASVAVSYGAHGRRSLLQHQPLACIDSFAELLAWV; translated from the coding sequence ATGCTACTGGTGTTTGATTGGGATGGCACGCTAATGGATTCTATGGCCAAGATTGTTGGCTGTATGCAATTGGCTATAAAGGACATGCAGTTGCCAGCATCGGATGATGCCACTATTAAGGCTATTATTGGGTTGTCGTTGCCGGTAGCAATACAGCAGTTATATCCCAAGCTGTCGCTGGCGGATGGGCAGCGCTTGAGTCAAGCTTATGTTGCCCATTTTAAAGAGGCTGATCAGCAACCCTGTGCGCTGTATCCAGATGTTGAGCGAGTGTTGGCTCAGTTGCGCGAGTGCGGACATAGCTTAGCGGTGGCGACTAGTAAGAGTCGTAAAGGCTTAACCCAGGTGTTGTCTAATCTGGGTTGGCAGGACTACTTCGATGCCAGCCGTTGCGCCGACGAGGCGCGTTCTAAACCTGACCCCTTAATGCTTAATCAATTGTTGGCTGAGTTTTCAGTGCCGCCACAGCAGGCATTAATGGTGGGCGATACTGAGTATGATTTAAAGATGGCGGCCAATGCGTCTGTTGCCAGTGTTGCGGTTAGCTATGGCGCGCACGGTAGGCGCTCTTTGTTACAGCATCAGCCCTTGGCGTGCATAGATAGTTTTGCTGAGTTGTTAGCGTGGGTTTAG
- the rluC gene encoding 23S rRNA pseudouridine(955/2504/2580) synthase RluC, with protein sequence MNERPVESKPEKQTENRPKVRFVTITDAHEGQRIDNFLLRELKGVPKSRIYRILRKGEVRVNKGRVKPEYKLAIDDLVRVPPVVVAERTAPTSVSDSLTDLLENAVLYEDGALLVVNKPSGLAVHGGSGISLGLIEALRVIRPQAKFLELVHRLDRDTSGCIMVAKKRSMLKYLQNCLRERQGIVKRYKALVSGQWPKRCNMVSAPLLKVSLQSGERMVNVSPEGKKSSTQFEVLARYSDATLLEARPITGRTHQIRVHALHAGCPLLGDEKYGRPEDNRQFKHKGLKRLFLHAASLTFCLPDTEDSITVEAPLEPSLDRLLQSLKVQP encoded by the coding sequence ATGAATGAGCGTCCCGTTGAGAGCAAGCCAGAGAAGCAGACAGAGAACAGGCCAAAAGTCCGTTTTGTGACAATTACTGATGCCCATGAGGGGCAGCGCATAGACAATTTTTTATTGCGTGAGTTAAAAGGCGTCCCAAAATCAAGGATTTACCGAATTTTGCGCAAGGGCGAGGTGCGGGTTAACAAGGGTAGGGTGAAACCTGAGTATAAATTAGCCATTGATGACCTGGTGAGGGTGCCACCGGTGGTGGTGGCTGAGCGCACCGCGCCTACCTCAGTGTCTGACAGCCTGACTGATTTACTGGAAAATGCCGTGCTCTATGAAGATGGGGCGCTGCTGGTGGTGAACAAACCCTCGGGCTTGGCTGTGCATGGCGGTAGTGGTATTAGCTTAGGGCTGATAGAGGCTTTGCGGGTAATCAGGCCGCAGGCGAAGTTCTTGGAGTTGGTGCACAGGCTGGATAGGGATACCTCGGGCTGCATCATGGTGGCCAAGAAACGCAGCATGTTGAAGTATTTGCAAAACTGCCTGCGTGAACGCCAGGGGATTGTTAAGCGCTATAAGGCATTGGTGTCGGGGCAGTGGCCGAAAAGGTGCAATATGGTGTCTGCGCCTTTATTAAAGGTGAGCTTGCAGTCCGGTGAGCGCATGGTCAATGTTTCCCCTGAGGGTAAAAAATCGAGCACTCAGTTTGAGGTGCTGGCACGCTATAGCGACGCCACCTTGCTAGAGGCTAGACCTATTACTGGTAGAACCCATCAAATACGCGTGCATGCGCTGCACGCTGGCTGCCCGTTATTGGGTGATGAAAAATACGGTCGCCCCGAGGATAATCGCCAGTTTAAGCATAAAGGCTTAAAGCGATTGTTTTTGCATGCAGCCAGTCTGACTTTTTGCCTGCCTGATACAGAGGATAGTATTACTGTGGAGGCGCCGCTGGAACCTAGCCTTGATCGCCTGTTGCAGAGCTTGAAGGTACAGCCTTAA